The window CCTTTGGACCCTTTGGCGGGACCGGCGCGACCTGGCCACCCTGGGGGCCCATAACCTGGTGCTTTCGCCGGGAATGGCCTGGGTCCGTCGGGTCCTGCGGTCCTTGTTGGTGCTCGGCGGGTTGGGAGCGGCCTTCCTGGGAGCGGTGCGTTTCCAAGGCAAGCCTGTCCCGACGGACCTCAATTTGAACGGCGTGGATTTCATGGTGGTGTTGGATGTCTCCAAGAGCATGTTGACCCAGGACATCCCGCCCAACCGCCTGGAGGCGGCCAAGAAGGCGGTCCTGGACCTGCTGGGGAACCGGGACGGGGACCGGGCTGGGGTCGTGGTCTTCGCCGGGGAAGCCCTGGTGCAGGTGCCGCTCACCATGGACCTGGAAGCCGTCCAATTGGTCCTTTCCAAGGCCGACACGGACGCGGTGGACCGGGGCGGGACCGATATCGGGGAAGGGATCCGCACGGCGCTCGCCGCTTTTCCGAAGGATGACACGTCCAAAAGGGGCAAGGCCATCCTCCTCATCACCGATGGGGAGACCACCGAGGGGGCCTCCGACGTCACGGCGCCCTGCCAGGAGGCCAAGGAGCGGGGCATCCCCATCGTGTCGGTGGGCATCGGGACGCCCCAGGGCCGGCCCATCCCCGACGGGACCTCGTTCTGGGGCGAGACCCAGTTCAAGAAGGACCAGGCGGGCCGGGTCCATATCAG is drawn from bacterium and contains these coding sequences:
- a CDS encoding VWA domain-containing protein, encoding MHIANETWFWWLAPLVGGAVLLALWTLWRDRRDLATLGAHNLVLSPGMAWVRRVLRSLLVLGGLGAAFLGAVRFQGKPVPTDLNLNGVDFMVVLDVSKSMLTQDIPPNRLEAAKKAVLDLLGNRDGDRAGVVVFAGEALVQVPLTMDLEAVQLVLSKADTDAVDRGGTDIGEGIRTALAAFPKDDTSKRGKAILLITDGETTEGASDVTAPCQEAKERGIPIVSVGIGTPQGRPIPDGTSFWGETQFKKDQAGRVHISHLDETTLHKIADLSGGVFVQGDTPEALGSIQGRLDELQKTEMKGKGAVRRQEFAPALGAGSAIALIASFLI